GTAGGTTAATCGGACATTCTCACGCTTGTTTGAGGTACTCGTTCATTGGCAGGGGCTGTTTGGTGTGGGGTGATTGGCTTGAAACACCAGTGGAAAGAGCCAAGAACAGACTGGAAACTGTGGCAGGGATCACAGCCGTGTCTCTGACTCACTCAAAATGACTGTAGatgatttattttacaagaTGTTCTCTGTTTGGACCTTTTGTGAACTGAGTACAAGATTAAGGTGcatgactttgtgtttttcctcaggtTGCTGCGGGTCGCGAGTGGTTTATTCACACCATTTACACAGTCCGCTCCAAGGAGAACGCTAACAGAGGCATTGGAAAGCGCAGCCTCGACTACCACTCCTTTGTTTCCACGAGCGGCGACCTCGCATTGACGCAGTCAAGCCAACGCTCCAGGAGGTCTGCCGGTGATGAAGTTCCAGAATTTGCTGAGGAGATTGGCGCCGACAACAACCGAGGTACCAACATCATGCGCATTGCTTTGGACCGCACCAAGCGGCAGGCAGGGGGGTCCAATCAGGTGTTCGCAGATGGTCTAGGACCTAGTGACCTGaaagcagaagaggaagaggagggtctGGTGACCGTGGTGGGGTCACTGGTGGGGCTGCTGCTGACTGTCCTCATCGTCGTCACCGTCGTACTGGTGCTGAGGTCCAGACAGAAGGACGTTaaagagggatggagggaggggatGCAGGAGGTGGTAAAAGGTTCGGTCAGTACGGAGCCCATGTTGGTGGTGAGGATGCAAGACTGCCACAACAGCTCAGAGGTCTGAGCCACGGATGTGTGGAGGGACAGGTGGACAAAGGGATGAGGGAGCTTTTATAAAATTTTGGAtgttcttttcctccttttttctttttttttaaacaatataaaGTTACTTTCACAACACCAAAAATCTGAGACTGATCATATGCGTTGTTGGGTTTGTGTACGTGTGCCTGTAAGTGGGGGGGAGAGGGGGTTTACACAGTATGGCATCCATTATGCAACACAAAAcggcacagaaacacagtcttTCACACTGTCCTGTTCACTCCACGTTCCACCGCAGGAAGCACGGCATGTCCATTCTCTCTCACTGGCTCGACGGTGTTTAAGTGCCTGAAGACGCCACAGAGCAGCAAGTGTCTCACAGAGACTTAACGCTGCACGTGTATCCCCCGGTAACCGCCACTAGATGTCAGCGTGCACCATAAATAAACAACTCTCGAACGTGATCGCCTGCCCTTGTGTCAGCGAAGACTTCAGTGAAGTTTGTGCAATTCTGTCAAGAATGTCTTTGTCCTCACAGTTCGCAGACGATATACTGGAATCCCGCACACatgttgtgttgcattttaaCGTCACTGATGGTTTACACTTGCAACGTGGATGTAAACGTGCAAATTTAAAACAAGACGCAAGACAACAGTCACCCTCAGCTGTTCTTTCAATCCATCCTTGGATTTCCAGTGGGAAATTCTGTTGTTTCACTCCAGAACATTTAAAACCATATTGCATGGGTCGTTTTATATTCATTCTGGGCTTGAATGTGTATCTCGgtctattttcttttcatggAATATTTGCTGGTACATTCGTTCTGGGTTACACAATGTTTaatgaaaagcaaacacaagaTGCAACCACTTGTTTCTTGCCTGTGAACTAAATCTGCCTGCATGGAGAAGAAAACTACTGCTATCAGAATGTATGTTTAGTCTTTGGCCAGCTGAACATTCCCATCCTCTTCTTTAGAATATGATgacaaatgtctttatttctgttGCTGCATATTGGGTTTTCCATTAAATTGTTTAAAGGGTTTCTTGTCGTTAGTCTAGttcattgctgctgctgttcaaacCACATTTCCTGCTGTGTTGTCCCTTCGTCTACTTCTCAATCACTTCCACGTACGGTGTCGTTGTTCATTTCTAAATAATAACACTTACTATGTATGTATGAAGACGCTCATCTCAGgagttatttattttgcagagaATGGACTGTGAATACGTGTGGTGCTGTGAACATGCAAATGCTGTATCCAATGATTTGACCTCTGTTTTTCTCACATCATGTTCCTGTAagctttatttttgtcactcGTGCTGCGTGGGATTTCAAGTGTTCtgactcactgtttttttttttctttctttcttttttttttttgaactaAGTATGCAAACAAAATAGCTTCTTACAGATCAGTACGTCACTATGGAAAATAGTACGTTTGCAATTTCATAAGTCTTTTGATGTCACTGGTGAAACTTCTTGTTTTCATGTGCTGTTCAACCTGTGTCTTACTTTTCACTATGGCTACATACAACATGCTCAGATAAGTGTTCCTAAATATCCGTCTTATTATGGTGTTATGGTGAGTCATGATTACGTACTTGTTTCCAATATTTATCAGGGTCATTATGAATCAGTGAGGGATGTAGAGGGGTATGAACAGTCTGTGGAAACCTGAATGTGATATGCTTGGCCTTGATGAAATTGGAAATAACATATCTGACATCAAATGCACTTTTTTGAGTCACATCCCTCACACGCCAACCAAAGCTATGCAATGTAATGTATAACAGCCGGTTATCCCCGTATATGTGACAATTTTAGCACAAAAAGTCAATCTTGATATtcactttgtgtctttttatgAATGGGTTTTTATGTACGTGtatttaagaaataaatattgttgCTTACTGGTAGTAGGTTTTTGATTTTATATCCTGACTTCATGCGtctgtactttatttatatttttatattatataacttttacttttattccactacatttcctctaaatatctttgttactcgttactaccaaataaaatcagaagaagagttggtaatggtcggGGTTTATATGGAACCTTTCTCGTCTTCATGatctgctttacactatagttttgccattcagccATTGACATGCTGCTCAAGGACACAAGATTgacaagcagagccaggaattgaacccacaacctcccagTTGAGAGACAACTCACCTTACCACTGAACTACCAGTTATTTTCTGGTACACTGCTTGTACTTTTACATataagtatcccttttagggaCTTTATACGAGACTAAAACTCTATACgaaataaaacatgtactgtatattattattagaacaGTACTACAAAGGAGGAGCTTTGAACTGTGTTGAGGAACtttgaagaactttgaactattcttattattatttgtcgAAGAAGAGTGAATACATGTATCAAAGTCATATTTCCACCTGTTGCATGTGCGCTGCCTTTTGAATTAATAACGTCCATAAGAAATGATTTGAAGTCGAAAAAGACATTTGGATATGAGCTGAGCAGGCTGAACATTTTGATACACtaattgttgattttttttttaataaataaaagagatatTGATCAAGAAAAGgtaaggaaaaataaaatatagtgatACAAGTGATATAAATACGAATAAggaaagcaggaaaaaacaGAGTGGGTGTTAAAACTAACTCAACTGTTCCCAAAAAAACTATTATTCGGCAGATTAACAGAAAAGGcacttcttgtccccgcccacatcagccagtatgtttacatgcacagtctCATCCAGCtgaggccgtagtccgactaagacgggcaatcggacaacttgccaagtCCAAGTATACGTGCGGTGGAGAAAGTCAATTTATCAACTTTTTTGGCCAAGTTTGTGCACACgaacaaggaatttgacttggttccacttttctctccaatacagacaaacaataaatacataaacagaagatctttttttttcttttttttggagcagaagatataaatataaaaagtacaAGTCATTGATAATATAACCGAAATGTGCAAGTGAGCGTAGGGGGAAGACACCCTGTCTCTGTGGCGGCTTGTTTTTGCAGACAGTGCTCTGTAGCTGGAGTTTAAACAGTTTGTGTCCGGGGTGTGAGGGGTCTGCAGAGATGTTTGCTGCCCATTTCCGTACCCTGGACCTGGACAGGTCTTGGATGGGTGAGGGGGAGATCAGCACCGATGATCTTCTCTGCAGGGGTCagaggggagggggtgagggTTGCAGGCAGTCCTTTTGTGAAGGAGTGTGGAGAAGGTGAGCAGTTAGGGAGGTGTGAAGTGCTGCCTTTCAAACCTGCTGAAGAAGTTGTTGAACATTTGTttcggggggtggggggggtctCGGATGCTATTGTTTAGCATCAGTTTGTTTTTGGCCTGCTTGTACAGGGCTCGGTCCCCACGGCCTCCTCCTTGGTCTGGCGCAGCTTCTTGAATTTTGGTGTGAACCATGGATTATTCTGACGAAATGTCTTGGTTGGCACAAACAAGTTCCTCACAAAAACCGATGTATGATGTCAGTGAGTTCGTTCAGGTCAGCGACTGCAGTTTCAAAGACGCTCCAGTCAGTGTGTTGGTGTCCCTTGTCTGGGAGTTTGTGGGTCAGGTTTGCACTGTTAAAATCCCCAagaataatgatgttttctttccatATCTTTCCATGTGATACACAGGCTTGTAAACTCCGATcagaatgaatgaggaaaactcGGAACAGCCGGACGTGCGCAGTCCAGGATGAGTTCACTGAGCCACGTTGCGGTGAAAACGTGGCGGCGGAACGTGCACAGTTTTTTTGATTAAGGAGCAGCTTGTCCACTTTAAGAGTGGACGTTCACTAGGTGTATGGACGGGAGTGGGGCAGCTTCACGAGTGCTCCAGCGAGCTTCCCCTGTCTACATTTCCGGTGTATTCCACAGATAGCCGCAGCCCCTCCAACCAAATACTCAGAAATAAAGTCAGGGttgatggagaaagaaaaaaacacctagAGAGGACTGTCTTATGTTTAGAGAGTTCCTCTCTGGTGAAAGTGACAGAAGTACTCTGACTttgcctccataggtggcgctgtatctctctataagctattGTATGGAATCAGTCTCCTATTGACCttaacgtcacagaaaaacaaaccacaaatgGTTCATGTCAACCGTGATACAAAGTCTGACACTAAGTGTATGCatgagtaattggactatgaatggtattatccaggtgtgttagtctgactaagactcgCTTGTGTTGACGTGACAAAACTGAATTTTTgtctaaaatctgacttttaacacgAGTGTTGCTTGAAAGAGCATATATTATTACATCCTttttgttcatgaagaccaaaacggtaacaaaaacaaaatgaccaaaCGTTACGCATTGCAGCTTTAAGATGTGACCATATTTCACACAGGTGTAAAACAAGTGAGTTGAGGGATGTGTTGTAGAGTGTGATTGGCTAAGATGGACGATGACGCAGCACAAATATGACCgcttccttcttcctcctccacgtttttgcagttgtttttgttccgctgccgctgctgctgctgctgctgttggcctGTAAACATGGCTACCGCCGGAACAACTGGAGACGAGCTGAAGAAGGAGCTCACGTGTGCGATTTGTTTGGAGTACTTCAAAGACCCTGTTATCCTGAAATGCGGCCACAATTTTTGTCGCTTTTGCATTTGCATGCACTGGGATGAAAATGGCGAAGACTACGGGTATCAGTGCCCACAGTGCCGAACGGTGAGTTGACTAACGTTTCTGTCATCACCCCAAATATGTTTTCCTCCCCGAGTGTGTTTAGACgtttaaaagttacataaacaaacaattcTCCGTTGCCGTTAATGCGCTTTGTTGTTACGCAGTGCTGTTTGTAGCTAACGCTGTCGCTAAGATACTTGGCTAGGTGACGTTTGCTAACTGCAGCGTTTGTACATATAAACAACCGTTTTTAAACGAGGACTTTTCAAATTTAAGATGTTTTAGGTATTtaagaaatgtataaaaaccTCGTAATTGCTAGCACAATATAGCACAAATAAAGCCTACGGCTGAAGTAAGGATTGTTTTGTGTCAGTTAGTTACCAGTAGATGATAATATCAGTGTTAAATAACTGGTATTTAACACTtaactgtttaattaaaaagaaaaaataaggaTTCATAATATATGTTGAGTGCATTTTGTCGCTAGGCAGTGTTTAGTAATTTTTCAGAAGAAAAAGGCctctacaggttaaagtgtcaaataGTTGACATGTTAttctaaattgttgtttttttggtaaaaCCTATCTTTTCATGTTGACAAATCTTCCATGGAAAAACGTCATACTCttgctgacatagggcgaaaggcagggtgcaccctggacactGCCAGACTATCACAGGGCTACAGAGAGACTATCAACCCTCCACTCTCAAacccatggtcaatttagagtgtccaaatagcctaatccccaaatctgcatgtctttggattgtgggaggaacctggagaaaacccacacatgcaaactccatgcagaaaggcctttgtgcCAACCGTGTCGCAAACCCGGGTCTCCTTGCTGCACTATGAtcacatgacattaaaacagtGAAGCTGTTTGTGccctaagacttctgcacaataCTGTACGTCAACAAGAATGTGAATTAAGTGAGACAACATATGTATCGTAACATTTGTCTTTAGAATAATGATTCATCTCTTGATTATGTTCTGTTTACAAACGGCTAATCTACTGTTTGCAAAGACAAACATGCAAACGTAGTCAGTGCTGCTCTGCACAGTATATTTGCTGAACTTCAATATACTCTGTACAAACTTTAATATTCTGTTTGCACATAACATCTACTTCACTAATTATATTGCACTAGGATTTTCTCTGCTATGTTCtacatatttactgtacatattgtaACGTCACATGTATTACTTTGTAATGGTTTtgtgctcttttgtttttgtaggtgTTCAACAAGAGAACATTCACTAAAAACTACTTGGTGCAGAACCTAGTGGCCAAACTGGATGATCTGGAGTGTCTGGGTTCTTGTTCGACACCATCCAAACCTTTGAAAGTGGATGGAAAGTGTGAAAAACACGGCGAAGAGCTCAAACTGTATTGTCAGACCGATAAGAGGCCGATCTGTGTGGTGTGCCGTGAATCTAGAGCACACAGGTTGGTCCcgttttacctttttatttggAGAAAGTATATTTCTTTGTGAAGACtctaacattattattttattcggGCAGTATTAATTATGTTACTCTGTTTCTATGCAGTTTTTgactactgtccttgtcacAGTATGCAAGCACTAGTGGGGAATTCTTATAGTGCACCCTCCTCCACTATGCTTGGTGGTGACACACCCCCTTTTCAGCGGTTTCCAGTTAAGCTTGCGTTTAGTTATTAGCACGTCGAGTGCCATTCTGAGTCTTTATACCAACCACAGACTTAAAATATTCCATTCTTGAGTCTAAAATTGGTCTCCATGTTAGTCCACATAATTGACCTGGATGTTTTTGTCTCGGCTAACTTCTTTGTACTGACCTCTGCTATTTGTTTCAGACACCATGAGGTGGCGCCAGTGCCAGAAGTTGTGAATGATATGAAGGTACACTGTTACTCATACTCGTAACATTAAAAATCTTTTTGAGTTATTTTCAAGCTGCGAAATCACGCGTCCTCCTGTTCTGTTTCTTTGACGTTCATGTTTGGTCCAGATGGAGTTAAAGCTGAGGCTAATGGGACTCAACTGGCAGAAGTCTCAGTGTGAAAGCGTTCAAACGGCTGATGAATGCACCAAAAGTGAAGTGAGGGTAGGtcgttgtttttatgtttgggTCAAGTGATCTTTCAAGATTAAATACGTTGACAATACATTTTGACTCTTATTTTGTAAGTTGTTATTAGTCATGATAACAAATATTTGGAGCTGACTAATTCAACATACTCATCTGAACCTCTGTCCCAAAGATGAAGAAACAGAGACTGAAGGATAAGATCGAGGCAGATGTCGGTGCCATGGTTCAGTTCCTGCTGGATGAGAGAGACAGCCTGCTTGAGAGCTTGGACGCCGAGGAAGCAGCCACCCTGGCGGTCATAGACGAGAACCTCAAGATGGTGGAGGAAGAGGCTGAGGATGTGGAAAAAACCATCTCTGACATCCACAGGCACATCAGTGGGAAAACGAGCTTTGAGGTCAGTTGGATTGAAGTGGTAAagttgtcagaaaatgtgtattGTCCGTTTTTTAAAGactaaaatgtaaacaagagaatgatgtcattaaaatatttttctttctttcatcagAGCCTTTGTGAGGCATTTGATGAGTAAGTGCCTTGTTGTTTAACCTATAAA
This genomic stretch from Solea senegalensis isolate Sse05_10M linkage group LG13, IFAPA_SoseM_1, whole genome shotgun sequence harbors:
- the trim47 gene encoding E3 ubiquitin-protein ligase TRIM47, producing MATAGTTGDELKKELTCAICLEYFKDPVILKCGHNFCRFCICMHWDENGEDYGYQCPQCRTVFNKRTFTKNYLVQNLVAKLDDLECLGSCSTPSKPLKVDGKCEKHGEELKLYCQTDKRPICVVCRESRAHRHHEVAPVPEVVNDMKMELKLRLMGLNWQKSQCESVQTADECTKSEVRMKKQRLKDKIEADVGAMVQFLLDERDSLLESLDAEEAATLAVIDENLKMVEEEAEDVEKTISDIHRHISGKTSFESLCEAFDEAVHCKPFTSMEAVNCQTEFTDFSGPIQLIVWKKMMHVLHTMPQNLTLDPQTAHPNLLITDFDTKVEEGRVRSHEPDMPERFTRFCGVLGIAKYATGQHYWEVDVKDKGVWYLGVTTVGSNRKGFVSLTPSAGYWSLCLQDRLYANGEDGRIPVADYWTSPRVGVYLDYDNGRLSFYDAVTMKRLYMFDTCFEEPVSPFFSPGKYDPGSRLQICHYY